In Neorhizobium sp. NCHU2750, a single genomic region encodes these proteins:
- the lipB gene encoding lipoyl(octanoyl) transferase LipB, with the protein MLTRTDLNHSMLPATNCPPVRWRISDCPVPYEEALATMEREVAAIAEGKADELVWLLEHPPLYTAGTSANSADLIEPDRFPVYETGRGGEYTYHGPGQRVAYVMLDLKRRRQDVRAYVAALEELVIRTLELMNVRGERREDRVGVWVRRPEKPLLQDGSMAEDKIAAFGIRLRRWVSFHGLAINVDPDLTHFSGIVPCGVSAYGVTSLEDLGMLVMMEDVDIRLRQAFEDIFGPTEIETV; encoded by the coding sequence ATGCTGACCCGAACCGATCTCAACCATTCGATGCTGCCTGCGACAAACTGTCCGCCGGTGCGCTGGCGCATTTCAGACTGTCCTGTGCCTTACGAGGAGGCGCTCGCGACGATGGAGCGCGAGGTGGCGGCGATTGCCGAGGGAAAGGCGGACGAACTCGTCTGGCTTCTCGAACATCCGCCGCTCTATACCGCCGGCACCAGCGCCAATTCGGCCGACCTGATCGAGCCGGACCGGTTTCCCGTCTATGAGACGGGGCGTGGTGGGGAATATACCTATCACGGGCCTGGCCAGCGGGTTGCCTATGTGATGCTCGACCTCAAGCGTCGCCGACAGGACGTGCGTGCCTATGTGGCGGCGCTGGAAGAACTGGTGATCCGCACGCTCGAACTGATGAATGTGCGCGGCGAGCGGCGCGAGGATCGTGTCGGGGTCTGGGTGAGGCGACCGGAAAAACCGCTTCTGCAGGATGGCAGCATGGCGGAAGACAAGATCGCCGCCTTCGGCATCCGGCTGCGGCGCTGGGTGAGTTTTCACGGCCTTGCCATCAATGTCGATCCAGACCTTACACATTTTTCCGGGATCGTCCCCTGCGGCGTCAGCGCCTATGGGGTGACGAGTCTCGAGGATCTCGGCATGCTGGTGATGATGGAGGATGTGGATATCCGCCTGCGCCAGGCTTTCGAGGATATTTTCGGGCCGACCGAAATCGAGACTGTGTGA
- a CDS encoding peptide deformylase: MPVRPILTYPDPGLSRICEPVSNFGENLASLAGDLVDTMRAAPGVGITAAHIGVFERLFVLELAPGKGVLTYVNPEILWASDDLIRHMEGSVSMPGATDEVERPRQIRLRYQDLEGTSHEEEARDFHAVCIQHEIDQLDGIFWLRRLSRLKRERLVKKWQKEK, encoded by the coding sequence ATGCCCGTCCGCCCTATCCTCACCTACCCGGATCCCGGCCTCTCCCGTATCTGCGAACCCGTGTCGAACTTCGGCGAAAACCTCGCCTCACTGGCCGGTGACCTCGTCGATACGATGCGTGCGGCGCCCGGCGTCGGCATCACCGCCGCCCATATCGGCGTCTTTGAACGTCTCTTCGTGCTGGAACTGGCGCCGGGAAAGGGCGTGCTGACCTATGTGAACCCCGAGATCCTCTGGGCGAGCGATGATCTGATCCGCCACATGGAAGGCAGCGTTTCCATGCCCGGCGCGACCGACGAGGTGGAACGGCCAAGACAGATCCGGCTCCGCTATCAGGACCTTGAGGGCACCAGCCATGAAGAGGAAGCACGGGATTTTCACGCCGTCTGCATCCAGCACGAGATCGACCAGCTCGACGGCATCTTCTGGCTCCGCCGCCTGTCGCGCCTGAAGCGCGAGCGGCTGGTGAAAAAATGGCAGAAGGAAAAATGA
- a CDS encoding BON domain-containing protein translates to MPLKKDIDDTSREEDFRDFDDRNIDDGWPYADQPGAASGPVDNAAYGNSGGKTESDRNPGFLLDQAGFDGLEEPQRDSLRPGTMGLENSDDLEERITDAIDALGIIDMDLIDIHVERMTVIVEGEVDDAATARKILRVAGETAGVTRVINHLRLAGVDSRIPDED, encoded by the coding sequence ATGCCGCTGAAGAAGGATATCGACGACACCTCCCGCGAGGAGGATTTTCGCGATTTTGACGACCGCAATATCGATGACGGCTGGCCCTATGCCGATCAGCCAGGCGCCGCATCCGGCCCTGTGGATAACGCCGCCTATGGCAATTCCGGCGGCAAGACTGAGAGCGATCGCAATCCGGGCTTTCTCCTCGATCAGGCAGGTTTCGACGGCCTTGAGGAACCGCAGCGCGACAGCCTGCGCCCCGGCACGATGGGGCTCGAAAATTCCGACGATCTGGAAGAGCGGATTACCGACGCGATCGATGCGCTCGGCATAATCGACATGGACCTCATCGACATTCACGTCGAGCGGATGACGGTGATCGTCGAGGGCGAAGTCGATGATGCCGCGACCGCCCGCAAGATACTGCGCGTGGCGGGCGAGACCGCGGGCGTGACAAGGGTGATCAATCACCTGCGGCTAGCCGGCGTCGATAGCCGAATCCCCGATGAGGATTGA
- a CDS encoding OsmC family protein produces MVDVKIKTRPIGATARLTRNGHPSVTSRTGGQVGVVTGASEEGFNPLDLMFSSLSACLALSARIAASRLGLLDRFVSVTADVTGEKSHEEPFRIERFIVSITVEGEMSDDESHAIVEMAEEICTVSNTLKTPPAISVTIG; encoded by the coding sequence ATGGTGGATGTGAAGATCAAGACGCGCCCAATCGGTGCGACGGCACGGCTCACGCGTAACGGTCATCCGTCGGTGACAAGCCGGACGGGCGGGCAGGTGGGTGTCGTCACCGGCGCCTCGGAAGAGGGCTTCAACCCGCTCGACCTGATGTTCTCCTCGCTGTCCGCCTGTCTGGCCCTGAGTGCAAGGATAGCCGCCAGCCGGCTCGGCCTGCTCGACCGGTTCGTGAGTGTGACGGCGGATGTGACCGGCGAAAAATCCCATGAGGAGCCGTTTCGCATCGAACGTTTCATCGTGTCGATCACGGTGGAAGGTGAGATGAGTGACGACGAGAGTCACGCCATCGTCGAAATGGCCGAAGAGATCTGCACCGTCAGCAACACGCTGAAGACACCTCCGGCCATTTCCGTCACCATCGGGTGA